A region from the Oryzias latipes chromosome 20, ASM223467v1 genome encodes:
- the LOC101163936 gene encoding uncharacterized protein LOC101163936 isoform X2, which yields MPAPKRDASPPDSQPKIKKLDEDNEDLPCKATTATDSSKTGNMREKTVEPRTKKKRSSSMEGENKPTKICKQNSPPKDFSKTSDPPVRKAKLLIATSASSCGETPSLNANSKAPLKRTASTESEDELSSDGSKVDFFRARDSDDKSRCIKKYSNKVKAKRLADESSSGPQESSQSLLDGNIYPVQIDHNYGKFSETSSLQCQDQTDETKSAEAFTDPERQDISGDVSQKVSLDASVLQEGSSNENTTCESAAEVSVSVELENNGKQNLIISNETPASSGELVDSNRSATSEEEEYEKKVDAESIKFPEDKYKPLVPSQEILRRVGTESTSSCVSTEQKNEKEKSDCYLGSQTPLHTQFVSGGDETQSKVTESEHELSEATKIVSTFEGDKDYKLCEAPSMKTNFAPEQGFIDNGKPDCQTVENLPAEIQTDLKIQKSLKGELSSASRQDQVPATGVTLCEKEDIFSAKSEKELEESNKDGLDSFQTATNTEPLVKVQWTYDTVTAGSSAIPNCEDVCGQTSIAPEDLDLHAKDVQHEENHQLSGDIRQTSIENSAGTGMEKDRCVESASVLDSQIKCYSSNLNVLVQTESEDTCESATNLLENCNEDDILENCPVIQNKDATNSDYGDGLEGKNKMEMETLASSEVLTTGPLVGLQKQEDQEVSQHGVSAKILIQFQHKMETESAVASKTCNPEVEVQILDKQASDLPPDTQKNLNTVICDSTEDAEGVASGESKIFLDVKTDAAPETSFNVTQTVDPDIQVNEEVTKPPSDISEKPLKQQEKENSESSEDAEGVASGESQILLDVKTDAAPETSFNLIQTVDPDVQVNEEVTKPPSDISEKPLKQQEKENSESSEDAEGVASGESQILLDVKTDAAPETSFNLIQSVDPDVQVNEEVSKPPSDISEKPLKQQEKENHESSEDAEVVTDTVGQLVSHTQTEAMFEISNRNLEKDHQAFEETADMTDAVLKDLENANDGINNNANCFPAAEDEMDVDPQTTASSHTCTGGPSVDTHSQTNQEVSEPTAENLNDTYKDGEDNAREVCANAACQIEADVQTATSSVEVCSSVPAMDAQHQMGSGLTDMPREFFEDHKVEDHKTVEHDVDIIEHKTVSWFETEEVSNPSSVEENETQTPAAFQRSVLEIQCEQIQEVCDHMTYKMAETVYEDSDNNFQNDGDPSHTGSLVLQEDTVKMQIQIPSTSESSEVLPTVEMHYDNSQKEADMESTLTPEQVSGVPAGETQSIPNVDEPKTDSESVIVHESSSITTNEYVPNENKPIEESVCVIEMSNEPEIPDISKQTDTAETSEQVSNVSAMEMQDQMCQDVKDLNVDPQLVTSAEPQPRMKDQPQPHLPLQTETQVEECLRNSQPEMDPSGKIWKFFKGANSTESNKNINESLKEYNTIAEFEKNISMHPQPEEISKQAETQTAEISEQVSDVSTVEMQDQMCQDVNDPNLDLQFVTSAEPQLKMEDQSKTLFTPQTEPQVEEQLKVTQPDMNVSGKIWKFLKGPHSAESNKNINESLEEYKTVDKFEQNINMQTQPVVSPEKISNIFEKVVQDKTRQENSEVAQVVAVSENSNKMEEVENPKVTEPTQDASQTEEFPRSPSIDYQENKTDEEYVCSSANEMEIQTETAEIYKPTLKAETEIQEISEFTSYSEELKNSSFTVDVDATVASETHEELEMKTSVTAEENFDKTFDEVMQNQESQEVIDQLSEGKSECDSEINANFEDTLASERPCLPGGLVEHQSLLVEDISNEAVETSFENQKTQPVVGATVASETHEELEMKTSVTAEENFDEVMQNQESQEVINQLSEGKSECDSEMNANSEDTLASEGPCLPGGLVEHQSLLVEDMSNGAVEISVENQKTQPVVGATVASQTHEELEMKTSVTAEKFDEVMQNQGSQEVIVHPSEGKSECYSEMNANSEDTLAPEGPCLPGGLVEHQSLLVEDISNEAVETSVENQKTQPVVGATVASQTHEELEMKTSVTAEENFDEKFDEVMLNQGSQDVIVHPSEGKSECYSEMNANSEDTLAPEGPGLPGGLVEHQSLLVENISNEAVATSVENQKTQPVVELEEEGIVRQTEAVVEDVKEKVCVTSLLMESADSEMEKETGNQKIETNTNAKGAGTQSNEMIIFISEQQDDTVVQVLEEPIKSLNQSEFEHHENQVVYEPISSPESIGEEICTTAELHGGISLLDLQNAENNHLEGDFSKCSGNPDITNTEDHITEDKKTVEEEICISNTHELNAMEAVNDPQCVPQSQLEHSTTTADMKQLSAISSSDNICMTDAKNAQEKQESQSQANGSLNSAAELSEQLEVDPGAQEAAEISVTLNPAQTEVTGTDPAEEFVILEPVPESEIQFDIVTQAAAESGLSASLSKEDCQDGVLVDETANQSILNDSEQRLFFEVPPSGECVDGIAVGEVADQETKTVILEGCDQQPSLGKADRMITESQAQLTNEDSSAVVTEPAEGRTDLQEVQILEDIEIGREITVAEDNEEDNDISIIVKPQEPEVLPKKLKEKICEKIGAVEKTDGGKKGPEVEKPKKQEMNTQARTKARLAALAEQRAAESKRSANRQQLNLLALCEEIAEDIATDSMLLKRIEEEKLAAAAAAAAAAKTEATKKIPPSANPQDTDLGNVVTPAGPEGASASELPSQEAAETQSVEVPVSQNAEAPAAVRAEAPVSQRSEASVAQSSIQTKPPAEPSKRRFFISQVSVPLKAHEKKKLTRYQRLRQVELQREKMSWARVKKLKSDQANQMFSGMDWQAQFSAASLFPAITVAASPPPAASPSKTSSTSPATASKPAPTVAEVSKAHTPKEEPAKATPVKTEPSTTETAKVKPVKTEVTKTDPIQSDATKGVPVKAETAKSDCPVTETRMTTRQSKAQATKGAAAPGPAPKVTRSAAKRSLPALPPPMPNGLNSQKPKLEIEYKPYRPRPKYSPDDFELDDDDQLLAPLTKQNLPVRPPHPSHQSNPASSSKPQLKPIVSSQPVSRANLKAQAPGQPKSTVEAQARMPSKATSSVLPKSAPSASTPSPAAPQSKLVLAPGQPKAVASATPHSQKAGSSVTQVKPSPPAVAVSATCRTKLAVASVPQKSSSPPSQEDDKTKTASASSSASSLVPAKDSEVSNNTQDEEKPGENKAEKIKMLGNESQKPVQENSVTKPQDDATPLSDARLQREVKKIKEADKDNTQTVIDAGQKHFGPVACSVCGMLYSAANAEDESQHLLFHNQFVSAIKYVGWKKERILAEYPDGKIILVLPDDPKYALKKVEEIREMVDNDLGFQQVEMKCPSQTKTFLFISVDKKVAGCLIAEHIQEGFRVIEEGPPEGSEGEKVMFERQRAWCCSTTPEPAICGISRIWVVSMMRRQGIASRMLECLRNNFIFGSYLSKDEIAFSDPTPDGKLFATNYFGTSQFLVYNFVSGTRFSQPKTHKV from the exons ATGCCTGCCCCAAAGAGAGACGCATCTCCCCCCGATTCTCAGCCCAAGATAAAGAAGTTGGATGAGGATAACGAAGATCTGCCGTGCAAGGCCACAACAGCTACAGATTCCTCCAAAACGGGAAATATGCGAGAAAAGACAGTGGAACCCCGGACTAAGAAAAAACGCTCGTCTTCGATGGAAGGGGAAAATAAACCAACAAAGATATGTAAGCAAAATTCCCCTCCAAAAGATTTCAGCAAAACATCAGACCCACCTGTCAGAAAAGCCAAGCTCTTGATAGCCACAAGTGCCTCCTCGTGTGGTGAAACTCCCTCACTGAACGCAAATTCCAAAGCTCCGTTAAAGCGAACTGCCTCCACGGAGTCTGAAGACGAATTAAGTAGTGATGGCAGCAAAGTTGACTTCTTCAGAGCAAGGGATAGTGATGACAAGTCGCGATGCATCAAAAAATATTCCAACAAGGTCAAAGCTAAGCGTCTGGCTGACGAGTCGTCGTCTGGTCCACAGGAGTCGAGCCAGAGTTTACTCGATGGAAATATTTACCCTGTACAGATAGATCACAATTATGGTAAATTTTCTGAAACCTCCTCTCTTCAATGCCAAGATCAGACGGATGAAACAAAATCTGCTGAAGCTTTCACTGACCCAGAGAGGCAAGACATTTCAGGGGATGTATCACAAAAGGTGTCACTAGATGCCTCAGTTTTACAAGAAGGGAGCAGTAATGAGAACACAACATGTGAATCAGCAGCTGAAGTAAGTGTATCTGTGGAATTAGAGAACAATGGGAAACAAAATCTCATAATTAGTAATGAAACACCAGCATCCTCTGGAGAACTAGTGGATTCCAATAGATCGGCCACATCTGAGGAGGAGGAATATGAAAAGAAAGTTGATGCAGAATCCATCAAATTCCCTGAAGATAAATATAAGCCACTAGTACCATCTCAAGAAATCCTAAGACGTGTGGGTACAGAGAGCACTTCAAGTTGTGTTAGCacagaacagaaaaatgaaaaagagaagTCTGATTGCTATTTGGGAAGTCAGACTCCTTTGCACACACAGTTTGTTTCTGGAGGAGATGAAACACAATCTAAAGTTACGGAGAGTGAACATGAGTTGTCAGAAGCTACCAAAATAGTTAGCACTTTTGAAGGCGACAAGGACTATAAACTATGTGAAGCACCAtcaatgaaaacaaactttGCCCCAGAACAGGGCTTTATTGATAATGGAAAACCGGATTGTCAGACTGTGGAAAATCTACCAGCAGAGATTCAGACAGATCTAAAGATTCAGAAATCTTTAAAAGGGGAATTAAGTTCTGCAAGCAGACAAGACCAGGTGCCAGCTACAGGTGTCACTTTGTgtgaaaaagaagacattttttctgcaaaatctGAGAAAGAATTAGAAGAAAGCAACAAAGATGGATTAGATTCTTTTCAAACTGCAACTAATACTGAACCTTTGGTTAAAGTACAATGGACTTATGACACTGTGACTGCTGGGAGCTCTGCTATACCAAACTGTGAGGATGTTTGTGGGCAAACTTCTATTGCTCCAGAAGATCTGGATCTCCATGCAAAAGATGTACAGCATGAAGAAAATCATCAACTATCTGGTGACATAAGACAGACATCTATTGAAAATTCTGCAGGCACAGGCATGGAAAAAGACAGATGTGTTGAGAGTGCTTCTGTACTTGATAGCCAGATCAAATGTTATTCATCTAATCTAAATGTTTTAGTACAAACTGAAAGCGAGGATACATGTGAATCTGCTACAAACCTACTGGAAAATTGTAATGAGGATGACATATTGGAAAATTGTCCAGTGATTCAAAACAAAGATGCAACAAACTCGGATTATGGTGATGGACTTGAgggtaaaaacaaaatggaaatggAGACTTTAGCAAGCTCTGAAGTCTTAACTACAGGACCTTTAGTTGGACTTCAAAAGCAGGAAGACCAGGAGGTCAGTCAACACGGGGTTTCTGCTAAAATTCTAATTCAGTTCCAACATAAAATGGAAACTGAGTCGGCTGTAGCAAGCAAGACTTGTAATCCAGAAGTAGAGGTACAAATTCTGGATAAGCAAGCTAGTGATCTGCCTCCAGATACTCAAAAAAATCTGAACACTGTAATTTGTGACAGCACCGAAGATGCTGAAGGTGTTGCTTCTGGTGAAAGTAAAATATTCTTGGATGTGAAGACTGATGCTGCACCAGAAACGAGTTTTAATGTGACACAGACAGTGGACCCAGACATACAGGTGAACGAGGAAGTGACCAAACCTCCCTCAGACATTTCTGAGAAACCTCTGAAACagcaggaaaaggaaaacagtgAAAGCAGCGAAGATGCTGAAGGTGTTGCTTCTGGTGAAAGTCAAATATTATTGGATGTGAAGACTGATGCCGCACCAGAAACGAGTTTTAATTTGATACAGACAGTGGACCCAGACGTACAGGTGAACGAGGAAGTGACCAAACCTCCCTCAGACATTTCTGAGAAACCTCTGAAACagcaggaaaaggaaaacagtgAAAGCAGCGAAGATGCTGAAGGTGTTGCTTCTGGTGAAAGTCAAATATTATTGGATGTGAAGACGGATGCCGCACCAGAAACGAGTTTTAATTTGATACAGTCAGTGGACCCAGACGTACAGGTGAACGAGGAAGTGAGCAAACCTCCCTCAGACATTTCTGAGAAACCTCTGAAACAGCAGGAAAAGGAAAACCATGAAAGCAGTGAAGATGCTGAAGTTGTTACTGATACTGTGGGTCAGTTAGTCTCACATACCCAGACTGAAGCAATGTTTGAGATTTCCAACAGGAATCTGGAAAAAGACCATCAAGCCTTTGAGGAAACCGCTGACATGACTGATGCAGTTCTTAAAGATCTGGAAAATGCAAATGATGGGATAAATAACAATGCTAATTGTTTTCCTGCTGCTGAGGATGAAATGGATGTGGATCCACAGACTACAGCTTCATCTCATACCTGTACTGGGGGGCCAAGTGTGGATACCCACTCTCAGACAAACCAGGAGGTCAGTGAACCCACAGCAGAAAATCTAAATGATACTTATAAAGATGGGGAGGACAATGCAAGAGAAGTTTGTGCAAATGCTGCCTGTCAAATAGAAGCTGATGTACAGACCGCAACCTCGTCAGTGGAGGTCTGCAGCTCAGTACCAGCGATGGACGCACAACACCAAATGGGGAGTGGACTCACAGACATGCCAAGGGAATTTTTTGAGGATCATAAGGTTGAAGATCACAAAACTGTTGAACATGATGTGGATATTATAGAGCACAAGACTGTAAGTTGGTTTGAAACAGAGGAGGTTTCAAATCCATCTTCTGTGGAAGAAAATGAAACCCAGACACCAGCGGCCTTCCAAAGATCTGTGCTAGAAATACAATGTGAGCAAATTCAGGAAGTGTGTGACCACATGACTTATAAAATGGCCGAAACAGTGTATGAAGATTCAGATAATAACTTTCAAAACGATGGAGACCCATCACACACGGGATCTCTAGTTTTGCAAGAGGATACagttaaaatgcaaatacagATCCCCTCTACATCAGAGAGTTCGGAAGTTTTACCTACAGTGGAAATGCATTATGATAACAGTCAAAAAGAAGCAGATATGGAGTCCACATTAACACCAGAGCAAGTTTCCGGCGTCCCTGCTGGAGAAACACAAAGCATCCCCAACGTTGATGAACCAAAAACAGATTCTGAGTCAGTAATAGTCCATGAAAGTTCAAGTATTACTACAAATGAGTATGtcccaaatgaaaacaaaccaatTGAAGAATCTGTTTGCGTTATTGAGATGTCAAATGAACCAGAAATACCAGACATTTCAAAGCAAACAGATACTGCAGAGACCTCAGAACAAGTTTCAAATGTGTCTGCTATGGAAATGCAAGACCAAATGTGTCAAGATGTTAAAGATCTAAACGTAGATCCCCAGCTTGTGACTTCAGCAGAACCTCAACCCAGAATGAAAGATCAACCCCAACCACATTTACCACTTCAAACTGAAACACAAGTCGAGGAGTGCTTGAGAAACAGTCAACCTGAAATGGATCCATCTGGAAAAATCTGGAAATTTTTTAAGGGGGCCAACTCAACTGAATCTAACAAAAATATCAATGAATCACTTAAAGAATACAACACTATTGCAGAGTTTGAAAAGAACATAAGTATGCACCCACAACCTGAAGAGATTTCAAAGCAAGCAGAAACACAGACTGCAGAGATCTCAGAGCAAGTTTCAGATGTGTCCACTGTGGAAATGCAAGACCAAATGTGTCAAGATGTTAATGATCCAAACTTAGATCTGCAGTTTGTGACTTCAGCAGAGCCTCAACTCAAAATGGAAGATCAGTCCAAAACACTTTTTACGCCTCAAACTGAACCGCAAGTCGAGGAGCAACTGAAAGTCACTCAGCCTGACATGAATGTATCTGGAAAAATCTGGAAATTTTTAAAAGGGCCCCACTCGGCTGAATCTAACAAAAATATCAATGAGTCACTTGAAGAATACAAAACTGTTGACAAGTTTGAACAAAACATTAATATGCAAACACAACCTGTAGTATCACCAGAGAAAATTTCAAATATATTTGAGAAAGTGGTGCAagacaaaacaagacaagagAATAGCGAAGTTGCCCAGGTCGTCGCAGTGTcagaaaattcaaacaaaatggAAGAAGTTGAAAACCCGAAAGTGACAGAGCCGACGCAAGATGCGTCTCAAACAGAAGAATTTCCAAGGAGTCCCTCAATTGATTATCAGGAAAATAAAACGGATGAAGAATATGTTTGCTCTTCTGCAAACGAAATGGAAATCCAAACAGAAACAGCAGAGATTTACAAACCAACATTAAAAGCAGAGACAGAAATTCAGGAGATTAGTGAGTTCACCTCATACTCTGAGGAACTAAAAAATTCTTCTTTTACTGTTGATGTTGACGCTACTGTTGCTTCTGAAACTCATGAAGAATTAGAAATGAAAACATCAGTGACAGCCGAGGAGAATTTTGACAAGACATTTGATGAGGTGATGCAGAACCAGGAAAGCCAGGAGGTCATTGATCAACTAAGTGAGGGTAAATCTGAATGTGATTCTGAGATAAATGCTAATTTTGAAGATACACTGGCATCCGAAAGGCCTTGCCTTCCTGGAGGTTTGGTAGAACACCAAAGCCTTTTGGTAGAGGACATCAGCAACGAAGCTGTGGAGACATCATTCGAAAATCAGAAAACGCAGCCTGTTGTTGGCGCTACTGTTGCTTCTGAAACTCATGAAGAATTGGAAATGAAAACATCAGTGACAGCCGAGGAGAATTTTGATGAGGTGATGCAGAACCAGGAAAGCCAGGAGGTCATTAATCAGCTAAGTGAGGGTAAATCTGAATGTGATTCTGagatgaatgctaattctgaagaTACTCTGGCATCAGAGGGGCCTTGCCTTCCGGGAGGTTTGGTAGAACACCAAAGCCTTTTGGTAGAGGACATGAGCAACGGAGCTGTGGAGATATCAGTTGAAAATCAGAAAACGCAGCCTGTTGTTGGTGCTACTGTTGCTTCTCAGACTCATGAAGAATTGGAAATGAAAACATCAGTGACAGCCGAGAAATTTGATGAGGTGATGCAGAACCAGGGAAGCCAGGAGGTCATTGTTCATCCAAGCGAGGGTAAATCCGAATGTTACTCTGagatgaatgctaattctgaagaTACTCTGGCACCAGAGGGGCCTTGCCTTCCGGGAGGTTTGGTAGAACACCAAAGCCTTTTGGTAGAGGACATCAGCAACGAAGCTGTGGAGACATCAGTTGAAAATCAGAAAACGCAGCCTGTTGTTGGTGCTACTGTTGCTTCTCAGACTCATGAAGAATTGGAAATGAAAACATCAGTGACAGCCGAGGAGAATTTTGATGAGAAATTTGATGAGGTGATGCTGAACCAGGGAAGCCAGGATGTCATTGTTCATCCAAGCGAGGGTAAATCCGAATGTTACTCTGagatgaatgctaattctgaagaTACTCTGGCACCAGAGGGGCCTGGCCTTCCAGGAGGTTTGGTAGAACACCAAAGCCTTTTGGTAGAGAACATCAGCAATGAAGCTGTGGCGACATCAGTTGAAAATCAGAAAACGCAGCCTGTTGTTGAGCTGGAAGAAGAAGGAATTGTGAGACAGACAGAAGCTGTCGTTGAGGATGTTAAAGAGAAAGTCTGTGTTACTAGTTTGCTAATGGAAAGTGCGGATTCTGAAATGGAGAAGGAAACGGGAAACCAAAAGATTGAGACCAACACTAATGCTAAAGGAGCTGGAACTCAGAGCAAtgaaatgattatttttatttctgagcAACAAGATGACACTGTTGTTCAAGTACTGGAGGAGCCTATTAAGAGTTTGAATCAATCTGAATTTGAGCATCATGAAAACCAGGTCGTGTACGAACCCATTAGTAGTCCAGAGAGTATCGGAGAGGAGATTTGTACAACAGCAGAGTTGCATGGAGGAATTTCTTTACTGGACCTACAGAACGCAGAGAACAACCACCTTGAAGGAGATTTCTCAAAATGTTCTGGTAATCCAGACATCACAAATACTGAAGATCATATCACAGAGGACAAGAAAACTGTTGAAGAAGAGATTTGTATCTCTAATACTCATGAACTCAATGCAATGGAAGCAGTCAACGATCCACAATGTGTTCCACAATCACAATTAGAACATAGTACTACCACTGCAGACATGAAACAACTATCAGCCATCAGCTCCAGCGACAACATCTGCATGACAGATGCTAAAAATGcacaagaaaaacaggaaagtcaAAGTCAAGCAAATGGCTCTCTGAATTCTGCTGCAGAGTTATCTGAGCAGCTGGAGGTGGATCCTGGAGCGCAGGAGGCCGCAGAAATATCAGTGACGTTAAATCCAGCTCAAACTGAAGTTACCGGAACAGATCCCGCCGAAGAGTTTGTGATCTTAGAGCCCGTCCCGGAAAGTGAAATTCAGTTTGACATCGTCACTCAGGCTGCAGCTGAATCTGGTCTGTCGGCTTCACTGTCAAAGGAGGACTGCCAGGATGGCGTTTTGGTTGATGAAACAGCAAATCAGAGTATTTTGAATGATTCAGAGCAAAGACTGTTCTTTGAAGTTCCACCATCTGGAGAGTGTGTAGATGGAATCGCCGTAGGTGAAGTTGCTGATCAGGAGACAAAAACAGTCATTCTTGAAGGTTGTGACCAGCAACCATCACTTGGTAAGGCAGACAGGATGATAACAGAGTCTCAAGCTCAGCTCACAAATGAAGACAGCAGTGCTGTTGTGACGGAGCCAGCAGAAGGTCGTACTGATCTACAGGAAGTCCAGATTCTGGAGGATATAGAGATTGGTCGTGAGATTACAGTGGCAGAAGACAACGAAGAAGACAATGACATTTCAATTATTGTGAAGCCACAGGAACCTGAGGTTCTTCCAAagaagttgaaagaaaaaatatgcgAAAAAATCGGTGCTGTCGAAAAGACTGATGGAGGAAAAAAGGGACCGGAGGTGGAGAAACCCAAGAAACAAGAAATGAATACGCAAGCAAGAACCAAAGCCCGTCTCGCAGCTCTGGCtgaacagagagctgcagaGTCTAAGAGATCTGCAAACAGACAGCAGCTGAATCTTTTAGCGCTTTGTGAGGAAATCGCAGAGGACATTGCCACAGACAGCATGTTACTGAAGAGGATAGAGGAGGAAAAACTGGCTGCTGCagcggctgcagctgctgctgccaaGACCGAAGCAACCAAGAAAATCCCTCCATCTGCCAACCCACAAGATACAGATTTGGGTAATGTTGTTACCCCTGCTGGACCAGAAGGGGCCTCTGCATCTGAGCTGCCAAGCCAAGAAGCAGCTGAAACGCAAAGTGTTGAAGTTCCTGTCTCTCAAAACGCAGAAGCACCTGCAGCAGTAAGAGCTGAAGCACCTGTCTCACAAAGATCAGAAGCATCTGTTGCTCAATCCTCAATCCAAACCAAGCCTCCAGCGGAGCCTTCGAAGAGACGCTTTTTCATCTCGCAGGTTTCAGTGCCGCTGAAAGCTCACGAGAAAAAGAAGCTCACTCGATATCAAAGACTGAGGCAGGTGGAACTCCAGAGGGAGAAAATGTCCTGGGCGCGTGTGAAAAAACTCAAATCCGACCAAGCAAACCAGATGTTTTCAGGCATGGATTGGCAAGCGCAGTTTTCTGCCGCCTCTTTGTTTCCAGCAATTACCGTTGCAGCAAgtcctccacctgcagcttcaccatcaaaaacatcttcaacCAGTCCTGCTACGGCGAGCAAACCTGCTCCAACAGTGGCAGAAGTTTCCAAGGCTCACACTCCAAAAGAAGAACCAGCGAAAGCAACACCTGTCAAAACTGAACCGTCAACAACAGAAACTGCCAAAGTCAAACCAGTTAAAACAGAAGTCACCAAAACTGACCCCATTCAATCAGACGCCACAAAAGGTGTTCCTGTAAAGGCAGAAACTGCCAAAAGCGATTGTCCTGTTACTGAAACCCGCATGACTACAAGGCAAAGCAAAGCTCAAGCCACTAAAGGCGCTGCTGCACCAGGACCTGCCCCCAAAGTTACCCGGTCAGCGGCCAAAAGGAGCCTCCCAGCACTGCCTCCTCCCATGCCCAACGGACTTAATTCTCAAAAGCCAAAACTGGAAATCGAGTACAAGCCATATCGACCCAGACCCAAGTATTCTCCAGATGATTTTGAACTGGATGATGACGACCAGCTGCTAGCTCCTTTGACAAAGCAGAATCTGCCTGTCCGGCCCCCTCATCCCAGCCACCAGTCAAACCCGGCATCATCATCTAAACCACAGTTAAAACCCATAGTCTCATCACAACCTGTCAGTCGAGCAAATCTCAAAGCTCAGGCTCCTGGACAGCCAAAGTCTACCGTTGAAGCTCAAGCTCGTATGCCATCAAAAGCTACAAGTTCCGTTTTACCAAAGTCTGCACCTTCTGCCAGCACTCCatctcctgctgctccacaaTCCAAACTCGTTCTAGCTCCGGGACAACCTAAAGCAGTTGCTTCTGCCACCCCACATTCCCAGAAAGCAGGTTCCAGTGTTACCCAGGTCAAGCCGTCTCCTCCAGCAGTAGCTGTTTCAGCCACATGCAGGACAAAGCTTGCTGTCGCTTCAGTGCCTCAGAAATCCTCCAGTCCCCCTTCGCAGGAAGATGACAAAACCAAG ACAGCGAGTGCTtcttcctctgcctcctccCTTGTACCTGCAAAAGACTCGGAAGTGTCAAACAACACACAGGATGAAGAAAAACCTGGAG AAAATAAGGCAGAAAAAATCAAGATGCTGGGAAACGAATCGCAAAAGCCTGTCCAAGAGAA CAGCGTAACGAAGCCCCAGGATGATGCAACCCCACTCTCGGATGCTCGTCTCCAAAGAGAAGTCAAGAAAATAAAGGAGGCTGACAAAGACAACACTCAGACGGTCATT GATGCAGGACAGAAGCACTTTGGACCAGTGGCCTGCAGCGTGTGTGGGATGCTCTACTCTGCTGCCAATGCTGAGGATGAATCCCAGCATTTGCTTTTTCATAACCAGTTCGTCAGCGCTATCAAATATGTG GGATGGAAGAAAGAGAGGATTCTGGCAGAATACCCTGATGGCAAGATCATCCTGGTCCTACCCGATGATCCTAAATATGCTCTAAAGAAG GTTGAAGAAATTCGGGAGATGGTGGACAATGACCTGGGCTTCCAGCAGGTGGAGATGAAGTGTCCCTCTCAGACCAAAACGTTCCTCTTCATCTCTGTTGACAAGAAAGTGGCTGGATGTCTCATAGCGGAGCACATCCAGGAG GGTTTCAGGGTGATTGAGGAGGGCCCTCCTGAGGGCTCTGAGGGGGAGAAGGTGATGTTTGAGCGCCAGAGAGCGTGGTGCTGCTCCACTACGCCGGAGCCCGCCATATGTGGCATCAGTCGCATCTGGGTGGTCAGCATGATGAGACGGCAGGGCATCGCCTCGCGAATGCTGGAGTGTCTCAG gaataatttcatttttggcTCCTACCTGAGCAAGGATGAGATTGCCTTCTCGGACCCCACTCCCGACGGAAAACTCTTTGCCACAAATTATTTTGGCACTTCTCAGTTTTTAGTTTACAACTTTGTGAGCGGGACACGTTTCTCCCAACCCAAAACCCATAAGGTATGA